Below is a genomic region from Medicago truncatula cultivar Jemalong A17 chromosome 3, MtrunA17r5.0-ANR, whole genome shotgun sequence.
AAAATTTGACAGTTCAGTTGTGGATTGCAGAAGGCTTAGTAAAATCGTCCACAAACCAGGAAAAAGTTGGAGAAGAATACTTTGCTGTATTAGTGTCAAGGTCATTGATACATCGACGATCTATTGGTGATGGGGAAGCAAACTTTGAAATGCATAACCTGGTCCATGATTTAGCTATAAAGGTTTCATCTCCAAATTGTATCAATATGGACGAAGATGATTTTCATGATAGGGTACATAACTTATCATACAATAGAGGTATATATGACTCGTATAgtaaatttgataaattgtATGGATTAAAAGATCTACGTACCTTTCTAGCATTACCATTACAAGAACATTTGCCTCTTTGTTTGCTATCAAACAAGTTAGTACATGAATTGCTGCCAACAATGAAACAATTACGCGTGTTGTCTTTGTCAAATTACAAGAGTATCACTGAGGTTCCCAACTCTATTGCAAATTTGTTACACCTTCAGTACTTAAATCTTTCCCACACTATGATTGAAAGGTTGCCTTCTGAAACTTGCGAGCTTTACAATCTGCAGTTCTTGTTATTGTCAGGCTGTAAAAAGCTCACTGAATTGCCAGAGGACATTGGAAAATTGGTTAATCTATGCCACCTTGACGTTAGTGACACTGCATTGACAGAGATGCCCATACAAATAGCCAAACTAGAAAATCTCCACACTCTGTATGACTTTGTTGTCAGCAAACAAACTGGTGGGTTGAAGGTTCGAGACCTGGGCAAATATCCCCACCTATATGGAAAACTTTGCATATCACAGCTACAAAATGTCAGTGACCCCTTTGAAGCAGTTCAAGCCAATATGAAGATGAAAGAACAGATAGACAAGTTATCTTTAGAATGGGATTGTGGTAGTGCTTTTTCAAATTCACATATTCAAAGTGTTGTACTTGAACATTTGCAACCCTCAACAAATTTGAAAAGTCTTACCATCAAAGGCTATGGTGGAATTAGCTTTCCGAATTGGTTTGGTGATTCCTTATTTAGCAACATGGTGTATTTAAGGATCTCAAATTGTAGTGATTGTTTATGGCTTCCACCTCTTGGGCAATTGGGTAATCTGAAAAAACTCATTATTGAAGAGATGCAATCAGTAGAGATAATTGGTACTGAGTTCTATGGAAGTGACTGTTCTTCTTCATTTCAACCATTTCCCTCCTTGGAGACTCTACATTTTGAGAATATGCAAGAGTGGGAGGAGTGGAACTTGATTGGAGGTACGAATAAAGGGTTTCCTCTTCTAAAAACTTTGTCATTGAGCAAGTGCCCGAAACTGAGATTAGGAAACATGCCTGACATATTTCTTTCGTTAACTGAGTTAAGAGAATGTCCTCTATTGGTGCAATCAATGCCATCATCTGATCATGTATTCAGGCAACTGATCATGTTCCCTATGAATTCTCTTCGACAGTTGACCATACACGGTTTTCCATCTCCGATGTCTTTCCCACCAGACGGTCTTCCAAAAACCTTGAAAGTTCTCATAATCAGTAGCTGTGAGAATCTAGAGTTCCTTCCTCATGAATACTTGCACAATTACACATCActtgagaaattaaaaatatcttataGTTGTAATTCAATGATATCATTTGCCTTGGGCGCTCTCCCTGTCCTCAATAGTTTGTTTATTGAGGGTTGTAAAAATCTGAAATCGATATTAATTGCAGAAGGAGCGTCGGAAAAGAGTCTCTCATTTCTTAGAAGCATCATAATATGGTATTGTAATGAATTGGAGTCATTTCCCCCAGGTGGATTGGCCACTCCAAACCTCAGTTATATTGCAGTGTGGCAGTGTGAGAAGCTCCGTTCACTACCAGCAGCAATGAACACTCTAACTGGTCTTCATGAAATGGAAATTGATAGTCTACCAAATCTTCAATACTTTGATATAGATGATTTGCCTTTCAGTTTACGGGAATTGACTGTTGGCTCTCTTGGATCGATTTTGTGGAATACTAAGCCAACTTGGGAACGTCTCAATTGTCTGTCAGTGCTGCGAATTAAGGGTGGTGATATGGTGGACTCGTTCATGGTGCCAATGCTACCTGCATCTCTCGTGACACTATGCATCTGTGGTTTTAGTGGTAAAAGCATTGATTGGAAGTGGCTTCAACATCTcacttctctccaaaaccttGAGATTGTTAATGCTCTGAAACTCAGGTTGTTGCCAAAGAAAGGATTTCCTTCCTCTCTTTTAGTGCTAAATATGACTCACTGTCCATTACTGGAAGCAAGTTTCCGGAGGAAGCAAGGGAAAGAGTGGCGTAAGATTGCCCACATTCCCTCCATAATTATAGATGATGAATTGATAACATGAGTTTCCTATTCGGGTGAGTCTCTGAAAGGcttctattttttgtttctttcttactATGTCATGCTTAATTAAcattcttaattttattatcaacatcaagataccatatTGTAACTCTAACACTGATTTACTTTTCTAATGATAGAATTGTATTCTGTCACCCCTGCTTCTTCCAAATCTTGCTGTTGTGAGAAGTCAAATTTGCATGCACAACCTTCAACCAAGTCCATTAATGTTTTACTAATGAGGAATGGATGAAAAAGAGAAACAGAAACTGACTTCAAATATGTTAGGTACTCTTTTTGTATATAtgactatatatattttgatgagCTGGTTTTAACGcattggttgtattgagcgtgATTTCAGCAGTGGCATCTCAGCTATAAATTAATTTCACCTTTGATAGCTTTTACTACATGCATGTTCTATAATGCTCATCTTTCTTTCCATcaataaattacttttttttcttgagcttctcttttgtttgttattagCATACAAGTGTTATACCccgtttttggacctaaaaataccagggcccaatttcatttcaaactttgtcaattatcaaatttcaactgcacggttcaatttgtctctgcctcgcagtattttcaatcacaattttacctatgtttttcttgcataaaaccttttaaaatgtctttacttgtcttgtaagtcatttaaaagtgtctctgaatcattacattgctttttttctacagtttatttcaaaatttgcaaaaggtcatacagaagggtattttggtcatttcctgcagtgggacccattttcatccttgtgactgtctctgagtcttttcaaattcatttttaactttccatcagtaaaccttgctaatttcatttcaaacttgcatctgagtcagtgtcgagtcaatttggctctgtttaggtcatttttagccctaggggcattttggtcatttcacataaaattttggcatggggaggttactttgaagtacctcatttaggccattggttcgttttagtccgttttgtcagttttatttgttgtttcactttacgtttggtcaaattacgttttttttcaaattttattttattgcattttggtccctcaattgaggtcccaaaattgcattttggtccaaacttttttttatttcatttcaagtttttttaattttgcagtttagtcctcaatttctctgtttt
It encodes:
- the LOC25481256 gene encoding putative disease resistance protein At3g14460, with translation MSGVQIPVSPLCIIVVLNDASVADDVKDVLGYAVFEVHDLFGEIKTEALRCKVDGEFRWVMNSKLRELIERLEEGLSSGEQVGKLNVFKSDWYGTPTNSVLVDKSSLQFYSLSISVSLLLNKIVSSDFIGNFQAMKLDVSLLEKLKTILVPVLLDAVDILTFGLWLYMLEYDVFEVHNLFDEINREALHFKVESEYETPTPPSPVLNTLYSKLQKLIERLEFLSLQVQDRIGGSSFKSVWHETPSSSIWDGESSSIYGRDNDIKELKHLLLSEDGDDSKIRIISIVGIAGIGKTTLAKVLYNDTEVHDKFELKVWAHVSKDFDDLNVFETILNNRNDKSEVNNIYPKCLLILDEVCDAGYIRTLLMNISNLGETGSRIIITTPDKKVALSIQTIALPMQTFLSVHYLTPLESEDCWSLLAGLAFGACNDQHQSNLEEIGKEIANKCYGSPFAAVALGDILCTKLSLDYWNYVLENDIMLLLDHDVRPFIQLSYQYLPTPLKRCFEYCSIFPKKSIIEKNLTVQLWIAEGLVKSSTNQEKVGEEYFAVLVSRSLIHRRSIGDGEANFEMHNLVHDLAIKVSSPNCINMDEDDFHDRVHNLSYNRGIYDSYSKFDKLYGLKDLRTFLALPLQEHLPLCLLSNKLVHELLPTMKQLRVLSLSNYKSITEVPNSIANLLHLQYLNLSHTMIERLPSETCELYNLQFLLLSGCKKLTELPEDIGKLVNLCHLDVSDTALTEMPIQIAKLENLHTLYDFVVSKQTGGLKVRDLGKYPHLYGKLCISQLQNVSDPFEAVQANMKMKEQIDKLSLEWDCGSAFSNSHIQSVVLEHLQPSTNLKSLTIKGYGGISFPNWFGDSLFSNMVYLRISNCSDCLWLPPLGQLGNLKKLIIEEMQSVEIIGTEFYGSDCSSSFQPFPSLETLHFENMQEWEEWNLIGGTNKGFPLLKTLSLSKCPKLRLGNMPDIFLSLTELRECPLLVQSMPSSDHVFRQLIMFPMNSLRQLTIHGFPSPMSFPPDGLPKTLKVLIISSCENLEFLPHEYLHNYTSLEKLKISYSCNSMISFALGALPVLNSLFIEGCKNLKSILIAEGASEKSLSFLRSIIIWYCNELESFPPGGLATPNLSYIAVWQCEKLRSLPAAMNTLTGLHEMEIDSLPNLQYFDIDDLPFSLRELTVGSLGSILWNTKPTWERLNCLSVLRIKGGDMVDSFMVPMLPASLVTLCICGFSGKSIDWKWLQHLTSLQNLEIVNALKLRLLPKKGFPSSLLVLNMTHCPLLEASFRRKQGKEWRKIAHIPSIIIDDELIT